In the genome of Thermoproteus tenax Kra 1, the window CCTGGAGAGGAGGTCAAACGCGTTATTCTCCTTCGCCAACTTCACTATGGCCTTTTTCTCTCCGCGCGACGTGATGAGCGTGTTCACCTTTTCAACCTTAACTCCGTAGAGCTTCTCAACCTGCTCCTTGATGACGCCCTTAGTGGCCGATCTGTCTACTATAATCGTTATCTTGTTCTCCTTCTCCGCTAGCATCAAGGCCTTCTCGGTGAGTACAAATCTGCGTATCACGCTCATAGGAACAGCCCCCTGAGCGTCTCTAGCGATGGCAACGTCCACAACGTAAGTCTGCCGGGAACGCCGCCCGGGGCCAGATGTAACACGCTCAAGTTTTTGACATAGACCACATCGACGCCTGGCATATTGCGAGTGGCCCTAATGAGGGGGACGTCCGGTCTCGACACGACTATCAACAAACTCTTTGGGACCTTGTATCTTCTGCCCCTCATTTTGCCGATGCCAGACCTTATCCTAATTTTATCGTGCGCCCTCACTACGTCGCTCCAAAGCTTTACCGCTTGGAGGAACTTCTTCGCATCCTCGGCTCTTTCCAGGCTCTCTACATCGGCCGAGGC includes:
- a CDS encoding 50S ribosomal protein L23, with amino-acid sequence MSVIRRFVLTEKALMLAEKENKITIIVDRSATKGVIKEQVEKLYGVKVEKVNTLITSRGEKKAIVKLAKENNAFDLLSRLGLL